The Aphis gossypii isolate Hap1 chromosome 3, ASM2018417v2, whole genome shotgun sequence genome includes a region encoding these proteins:
- the LOC114124897 gene encoding uncharacterized protein LOC114124897 — protein MVKRCSQCTLVMCREDDSSTIHEMALESVQFCCDRCSKVFDNQSDLSHHKRTHGAVRIQPKQIELAPNIYAPNIQPSTSSMEPNISSIDEYDAILVDQSDIEIYISKLEDEDSLDMQETNINTWIRKIKVKLLKTEQKLHPMYEQNNF, from the exons atggttAAGAGGTGTTCGCAATGTACGTTAGTTATGTGTCGTGAAGACGACTCGTCAACTATTCATGAAATGGCACTCGAAAGTGTACAGTTCTGTTGTGATCGATGTTCAAAAGTATTTGATAATCAATCTGATCTTTCGCATCACAAGAGGACTCatg gtGCTGTACGTATTCAACCAAAGCAGATCGAGTTAGcaccaaatatttatgcaCCAAATATACAACCCAGTACATCGAGCATGGAACCCAATATATCAAGCATAGATGAATATGATGCAATATTGGTTGATCAATCCGATATTGAGATATATATCAGTAAATTAGAAGATGAAGACTCACTTGATATGCAAG aaacaaatataaatacatggaTTAGGAAAATAAAAGTGAAGTTGCTTAAGACTGAACAAAAACTACACCCTATGTatgaacaaaacaatttttaa
- the LOC114124895 gene encoding uncharacterized protein LOC114124895 isoform X4, giving the protein MTTAAPLYRPLQVCGYALGVFPYTVSPSAPHRFRRHWFGAALKAVHLLLFWSAAVSVNAMLFWAHPPSPAGGTDQRNGLALDKKLATTSPGKVDELYVYMMFTTSATAALCQLYMMLPSVVAVVGECLLRPRVHHGHVWPPFKAFTIVAFVVSEFAFYYVMSVYWFNFQFFLCLFSLLSNIDCMVVEQFFYITCLTLCVRLKRIHEDVQDLVHKAEHPRWRCWTSPAAGHPDRLGIPAFGAADIRHLRFAHLGVTETFSRVNRAFQLPLLLNMIDSVYRILFYTSEIILFQNQLDAVTSKFQIYGMININIALFYAEFGLLMAYIIFLLQFFGSTLQPSLVFNNFTAVPSIMKIKNSTNVA; this is encoded by the exons ATGACCACCGCAGCACCGCTTTACCGGCCGTTGCAGGTGTGCGGCTACGCTTTGGGCGTGTTCCCGTACACGGTGTCGCCGTCTGCGCCGCACAGGTTCCGCCGGCACTGGTTCGGAGCGGCGCTGAAGGCCGTGCACTTGTTGCTGTTCTGGTCGGCCGCCGTGTCCGTCAACGCGATGCTGTTCTGGGCGCACCCGCCATCACCGGCCGGCGGCACCGATCAGCGGAACGGACTGGCGCTCGACAAAAAGCTGGCCACCACGTCGCCGGGGAAAGTTGACGAGCTGTACGTGTACATGATGTTCACCACGTCTGCAACGGCCGCCCTGTGCCAGCTGTACATGATGCTGCCGTCGGTCGTGGCTGTGGTCGGCGAGTGTCTGCTCCGGCCGCGCGTCCACCACGGCCACGTCTGGCCACCGTTTAAGGCTTTCACCATAGTTGCGTTCGTCGTCTCCGAGTTCGCCTTTTACTACGTGATGAGCGTTTACTG GTTCAATTTCCAGTTTTTCTTATGCCTGTTCTCGTTGCTGTCCAACATCGATTGCATGGTGGTCGAACAGTTTTTCTACATCACTTGCCTGACACTGTGCGTCCGGCTAAAACGGATCCACGAGGACGTACAGGACCTGGTGCACAAGGCCGAGCACCCGCGGTGGAGATGCTGGACGAGTCCCGCGGCCGGACATCCGGACCGCCTGGGCATACCAGCGTTCGGTGCTGCGGACATCCGGCATCTGAGGTTCGCCCACCTGGGGGTGACGGAGACGTTTTCGCGCGTCAACCGCGCGTTCCAACTGCCACTGCTGCTGAACATGATCGACAGCGTGTATCGCATCTTATTCTACACGTCCGAG atcattttatttcaaaatcaattagATGCAGTAACTTCAAAATTCCAAATATAtggaatgataaatattaatatagcattattttatgca gaGTTTGGATTACTGATGGCATACATAatctttttattacaatttttcggGTCTACTTTGCAACCATCACTAGTGTTCAATAATTTCACAGCAGTCCCAAGtattatgaaaatcaaaaatagtaCCAACGTCGCatga
- the LOC114124895 gene encoding uncharacterized protein LOC114124895 isoform X3 — translation MTTAAPLYRPLQVCGYALGVFPYTVSPSAPHRFRRHWFGAALKAVHLLLFWSAAVSVNAMLFWAHPPSPAGGTDQRNGLALDKKLATTSPGKVDELYVYMMFTTSATAALCQLYMMLPSVVAVVGECLLRPRVHHGHVWPPFKAFTIVAFVVSEFAFYYVMSVYWFNFQFFLCLFSLLSNIDCMVVEQFFYITCLTLCVRLKRIHEDVQDLVHKAEHPRWRCWTSPAAGHPDRLGIPAFGAADIRHLRFAHLGVTETFSRVNRAFQLPLLLNMIDSVYRILFYTSEIIPIRISLSWLTLTLNPVTSRRLMPEIILFQNQLDAVTSKFQIYGMININIALFYAEFGLLMAYIIFLLQFFGSTLQPSLVFNNFTAVPSIMKIKNSTNVA, via the exons ATGACCACCGCAGCACCGCTTTACCGGCCGTTGCAGGTGTGCGGCTACGCTTTGGGCGTGTTCCCGTACACGGTGTCGCCGTCTGCGCCGCACAGGTTCCGCCGGCACTGGTTCGGAGCGGCGCTGAAGGCCGTGCACTTGTTGCTGTTCTGGTCGGCCGCCGTGTCCGTCAACGCGATGCTGTTCTGGGCGCACCCGCCATCACCGGCCGGCGGCACCGATCAGCGGAACGGACTGGCGCTCGACAAAAAGCTGGCCACCACGTCGCCGGGGAAAGTTGACGAGCTGTACGTGTACATGATGTTCACCACGTCTGCAACGGCCGCCCTGTGCCAGCTGTACATGATGCTGCCGTCGGTCGTGGCTGTGGTCGGCGAGTGTCTGCTCCGGCCGCGCGTCCACCACGGCCACGTCTGGCCACCGTTTAAGGCTTTCACCATAGTTGCGTTCGTCGTCTCCGAGTTCGCCTTTTACTACGTGATGAGCGTTTACTG GTTCAATTTCCAGTTTTTCTTATGCCTGTTCTCGTTGCTGTCCAACATCGATTGCATGGTGGTCGAACAGTTTTTCTACATCACTTGCCTGACACTGTGCGTCCGGCTAAAACGGATCCACGAGGACGTACAGGACCTGGTGCACAAGGCCGAGCACCCGCGGTGGAGATGCTGGACGAGTCCCGCGGCCGGACATCCGGACCGCCTGGGCATACCAGCGTTCGGTGCTGCGGACATCCGGCATCTGAGGTTCGCCCACCTGGGGGTGACGGAGACGTTTTCGCGCGTCAACCGCGCGTTCCAACTGCCACTGCTGCTGAACATGATCGACAGCGTGTATCGCATCTTATTCTACACGTCCGAG attatacctATACGGATTTCATTGAGTTGGCttacattaacattaaatcCAGTCACTAGCAGGAGATTAATGCCAGAG atcattttatttcaaaatcaattagATGCAGTAACTTCAAAATTCCAAATATAtggaatgataaatattaatatagcattattttatgca gaGTTTGGATTACTGATGGCATACATAatctttttattacaatttttcggGTCTACTTTGCAACCATCACTAGTGTTCAATAATTTCACAGCAGTCCCAAGtattatgaaaatcaaaaatagtaCCAACGTCGCatga
- the LOC114124895 gene encoding uncharacterized protein LOC114124895 isoform X2: MTTAAPLYRPLQVCGYALGVFPYTVSPSAPHRFRRHWFGAALKAVHLLLFWSAAVSVNAMLFWAHPPSPAGGTDQRNGLALDKKLATTSPGKVDELYVYMMFTTSATAALCQLYMMLPSVVAVVGECLLRPRVHHGHVWPPFKAFTIVAFVVSEFAFYYVMSVYWFNFQFFLCLFSLLSNIDCMVVEQFFYITCLTLCVRLKRIHEDVQDLVHKAEHPRWRCWTSPAAGHPDRLGIPAFGAADIRHLRFAHLGVTETFSRVNRAFQLPLLLNMIDSVYRILFYTSEVTYHLIHIILDKRTTITYGKTALYSAFLGIRVVRLWYLHSCEYYITKMIILFQNQLDAVTSKFQIYGMININIALFYAEFGLLMAYIIFLLQFFGSTLQPSLVFNNFTAVPSIMKIKNSTNVA, translated from the exons ATGACCACCGCAGCACCGCTTTACCGGCCGTTGCAGGTGTGCGGCTACGCTTTGGGCGTGTTCCCGTACACGGTGTCGCCGTCTGCGCCGCACAGGTTCCGCCGGCACTGGTTCGGAGCGGCGCTGAAGGCCGTGCACTTGTTGCTGTTCTGGTCGGCCGCCGTGTCCGTCAACGCGATGCTGTTCTGGGCGCACCCGCCATCACCGGCCGGCGGCACCGATCAGCGGAACGGACTGGCGCTCGACAAAAAGCTGGCCACCACGTCGCCGGGGAAAGTTGACGAGCTGTACGTGTACATGATGTTCACCACGTCTGCAACGGCCGCCCTGTGCCAGCTGTACATGATGCTGCCGTCGGTCGTGGCTGTGGTCGGCGAGTGTCTGCTCCGGCCGCGCGTCCACCACGGCCACGTCTGGCCACCGTTTAAGGCTTTCACCATAGTTGCGTTCGTCGTCTCCGAGTTCGCCTTTTACTACGTGATGAGCGTTTACTG GTTCAATTTCCAGTTTTTCTTATGCCTGTTCTCGTTGCTGTCCAACATCGATTGCATGGTGGTCGAACAGTTTTTCTACATCACTTGCCTGACACTGTGCGTCCGGCTAAAACGGATCCACGAGGACGTACAGGACCTGGTGCACAAGGCCGAGCACCCGCGGTGGAGATGCTGGACGAGTCCCGCGGCCGGACATCCGGACCGCCTGGGCATACCAGCGTTCGGTGCTGCGGACATCCGGCATCTGAGGTTCGCCCACCTGGGGGTGACGGAGACGTTTTCGCGCGTCAACCGCGCGTTCCAACTGCCACTGCTGCTGAACATGATCGACAGCGTGTATCGCATCTTATTCTACACGTCCGAGGTAACGTACCATTTGATCCACATCATTTTGGACAAACGCACGACGATCACGTATGGAAAAACAGCCCTGTACTCGGCCTTTTTGGGAATAAGAGTCGTCCGGTTGTGGTACCTGCACTCATGCGAATATTACATCACGAAAATG atcattttatttcaaaatcaattagATGCAGTAACTTCAAAATTCCAAATATAtggaatgataaatattaatatagcattattttatgca gaGTTTGGATTACTGATGGCATACATAatctttttattacaatttttcggGTCTACTTTGCAACCATCACTAGTGTTCAATAATTTCACAGCAGTCCCAAGtattatgaaaatcaaaaatagtaCCAACGTCGCatga
- the LOC114124895 gene encoding uncharacterized protein LOC114124895 isoform X1 encodes MTTAAPLYRPLQVCGYALGVFPYTVSPSAPHRFRRHWFGAALKAVHLLLFWSAAVSVNAMLFWAHPPSPAGGTDQRNGLALDKKLATTSPGKVDELYVYMMFTTSATAALCQLYMMLPSVVAVVGECLLRPRVHHGHVWPPFKAFTIVAFVVSEFAFYYVMSVYWFNFQFFLCLFSLLSNIDCMVVEQFFYITCLTLCVRLKRIHEDVQDLVHKAEHPRWRCWTSPAAGHPDRLGIPAFGAADIRHLRFAHLGVTETFSRVNRAFQLPLLLNMIDSVYRILFYTSEVTYHLIHIILDKRTTITYGKTALYSAFLGIRVVRLWYLHSCEYYITKMIIPIRISLSWLTLTLNPVTSRRLMPEIILFQNQLDAVTSKFQIYGMININIALFYAEFGLLMAYIIFLLQFFGSTLQPSLVFNNFTAVPSIMKIKNSTNVA; translated from the exons ATGACCACCGCAGCACCGCTTTACCGGCCGTTGCAGGTGTGCGGCTACGCTTTGGGCGTGTTCCCGTACACGGTGTCGCCGTCTGCGCCGCACAGGTTCCGCCGGCACTGGTTCGGAGCGGCGCTGAAGGCCGTGCACTTGTTGCTGTTCTGGTCGGCCGCCGTGTCCGTCAACGCGATGCTGTTCTGGGCGCACCCGCCATCACCGGCCGGCGGCACCGATCAGCGGAACGGACTGGCGCTCGACAAAAAGCTGGCCACCACGTCGCCGGGGAAAGTTGACGAGCTGTACGTGTACATGATGTTCACCACGTCTGCAACGGCCGCCCTGTGCCAGCTGTACATGATGCTGCCGTCGGTCGTGGCTGTGGTCGGCGAGTGTCTGCTCCGGCCGCGCGTCCACCACGGCCACGTCTGGCCACCGTTTAAGGCTTTCACCATAGTTGCGTTCGTCGTCTCCGAGTTCGCCTTTTACTACGTGATGAGCGTTTACTG GTTCAATTTCCAGTTTTTCTTATGCCTGTTCTCGTTGCTGTCCAACATCGATTGCATGGTGGTCGAACAGTTTTTCTACATCACTTGCCTGACACTGTGCGTCCGGCTAAAACGGATCCACGAGGACGTACAGGACCTGGTGCACAAGGCCGAGCACCCGCGGTGGAGATGCTGGACGAGTCCCGCGGCCGGACATCCGGACCGCCTGGGCATACCAGCGTTCGGTGCTGCGGACATCCGGCATCTGAGGTTCGCCCACCTGGGGGTGACGGAGACGTTTTCGCGCGTCAACCGCGCGTTCCAACTGCCACTGCTGCTGAACATGATCGACAGCGTGTATCGCATCTTATTCTACACGTCCGAGGTAACGTACCATTTGATCCACATCATTTTGGACAAACGCACGACGATCACGTATGGAAAAACAGCCCTGTACTCGGCCTTTTTGGGAATAAGAGTCGTCCGGTTGTGGTACCTGCACTCATGCGAATATTACATCACGAAAATG attatacctATACGGATTTCATTGAGTTGGCttacattaacattaaatcCAGTCACTAGCAGGAGATTAATGCCAGAG atcattttatttcaaaatcaattagATGCAGTAACTTCAAAATTCCAAATATAtggaatgataaatattaatatagcattattttatgca gaGTTTGGATTACTGATGGCATACATAatctttttattacaatttttcggGTCTACTTTGCAACCATCACTAGTGTTCAATAATTTCACAGCAGTCCCAAGtattatgaaaatcaaaaatagtaCCAACGTCGCatga